Part of the Borreliella burgdorferi B31 genome is shown below.
TGGGAAAGTGGAGAAAGTGTTGTTAACCAAGACTCTAGACTAACAATTAGTGAAGATACTTTAGAACACCTTTTATCACAAACTTTTAAATCAGAAGTTAACGCTAGGAAAGTTATAAGTGAATTAGATATAGAGTGTGCTAATTTAAAATTAGGATTTATACGTGCATTTAAGCAATATTCTAGTGTTGAACTGACTGGTATGCGAACTAAAATAGAAAATTTAAGAGCCGAAATTGACGCTTTAAATAAAGCAAGTAGTAAAAAAAACAAGCAAGTTGTTAATGGAGAAATTAATTCTTTAAAAAGCGAGCTTGATGAATATATAAAGGAGTGTTCAATAAGAGAAATGGAGCTTTACTATGAATGTATGAAAAAACTTACAACTGCTAATGAGGCTGAAAGCAAAAGCAACTACAAAAATAGTAAAGGGCACAAGTGAACTTATATCAAACAAAACTTTTTACAACACTACAAAAGGAATACAAAAATAAATATGGAGTTGATATATCGCAATTTATAAAGCTAACAAATTCTTCAATTAATTTTGATAAGTTTGAAGAAGAACA
Proteins encoded:
- a CDS encoding DUF603 domain-containing protein, whose amino-acid sequence is MKKVKRPFDDYVVYFREGSLNDREIADKLGVSKVNVWRMRQKWESGESVVNQDSRLTISEDTLEHLLSQTFKSEVNARKVISELDIECANLKLGFIRAFKQYSSVELTGMRTKIENLRAEIDALNKASSKKNKQVVNGEINSLKSELDEYIKECSIREMELYYECMKKLTTANEAESKSNYKNSKGHK